The proteins below come from a single Candidatus Methylacidiphilales bacterium genomic window:
- a CDS encoding ABC transporter permease subunit has translation ALGQNHFAILWKHILPQVRGIVLVYLTLTIPTVMLEESFLSFLGLGVEPPGASLGTLLSEGALMINPVHMNTWLLFIPAITLASTLCVINFLGDTLRDHFDPRSQQHFFKRA, from the coding sequence GGCGCTCGGCCAAAATCATTTTGCTATCTTGTGGAAACATATTCTACCACAGGTGAGGGGGATTGTGCTGGTCTATTTGACGTTGACTATTCCTACCGTGATGCTGGAAGAATCTTTCCTGAGCTTTTTGGGGCTGGGTGTGGAGCCGCCTGGCGCAAGTTTGGGAACATTGCTATCCGAAGGGGCATTGATGATAAACCCGGTGCACATGAATACCTGGCTTCTCTTCATCCCTGCGATCACACTTGCTTCTACTTTGTGCGTGATAAATTTTTTGGGTGATACTTTGCGCGATCATTTTGATCCGCGCAGCCAGCAACACTTTTTCAAGAGGGCCTAA